One Pectobacterium colocasium DNA segment encodes these proteins:
- the pfkA gene encoding 6-phosphofructokinase: protein MIRRIGVLTSGGDAPGMNAAIRGVVRAALTEGLEVYGIYDGYQGLYEDRMEQLDRYSVSDVINRGGTFLGSARFPQFRDEAVRQVCVENMKRRGLDALVVIGGDGSYMGAKRLTEMGFPCIGLPGTIDNDVAGTDYTIGYFTALETVLEAIDRLRDTSSSHQRISIVEVMGRHCGDLTLAAAIAGGCEFIVLPEVPFSPEDLVCEIKAGIEKGKKHAIVAITELVCDVDELAKYIEKETGRETRATVLGHIQRGGSPVAYDRILASRMGAYSIELLQQGYGGRCVGIQNEKMVHHDIIDAIENMKRPFKGDWLDTAKKLF, encoded by the coding sequence ATGATTAGAAGAATCGGAGTGTTGACGAGCGGTGGCGATGCACCAGGTATGAATGCCGCAATTCGTGGTGTGGTTCGCGCTGCGCTAACGGAAGGGCTGGAAGTTTACGGCATTTATGATGGTTATCAGGGCTTGTATGAAGATCGCATGGAGCAGTTGGATCGCTACAGCGTATCGGATGTGATTAACCGTGGCGGTACGTTTCTGGGATCCGCTCGTTTCCCGCAGTTCCGTGATGAAGCGGTGCGTCAGGTTTGCGTAGAAAATATGAAAAGACGCGGTCTGGATGCGCTGGTGGTTATCGGCGGTGACGGTTCCTATATGGGTGCGAAACGTCTGACCGAAATGGGTTTCCCTTGTATCGGCTTACCGGGCACGATCGATAACGACGTGGCGGGTACGGACTACACTATCGGCTACTTTACCGCGCTGGAAACCGTGCTGGAAGCGATTGACCGCCTGCGCGACACCTCCTCTTCCCACCAGCGTATTTCTATTGTGGAAGTGATGGGGCGCCACTGTGGTGACCTGACGCTGGCGGCGGCGATTGCCGGTGGTTGTGAATTCATCGTTCTGCCGGAAGTGCCGTTCAGCCCGGAAGATCTGGTCTGCGAAATCAAAGCAGGTATTGAGAAAGGCAAAAAACACGCGATTGTGGCGATCACTGAACTGGTGTGCGACGTCGACGAACTGGCGAAATATATTGAAAAAGAAACGGGGCGCGAAACCCGTGCGACCGTGCTCGGCCACATTCAGCGCGGTGGTTCACCGGTGGCGTATGACCGTATTCTGGCTTCGCGTATGGGCGCTTATTCTATCGAACTGTTGCAGCAGGGCTACGGCGGCCGCTGTGTCGGTATCCAGAATGAAAAAATGGTGCACCACGACATCATCGACGCCATTGAGAACATGAAACGTCCTTTCAAAGGCGACTGGCTGGATACAGCGAAAAAACTGTTCTGA
- a CDS encoding LysR family transcriptional regulator, which translates to MNIDLRQLRHFIALIEHRNFTSAAQAMKLSQSAFSRSIQSLEQTIGTRLIDRMNQLEPTPKGLVVLEHARRLINQTHDLFNDIQQFNEKEAGEVNFGCGPAPAAWLMPQVIGAFSRHYPKVRMVFRVDNWQALGHRLMAEELDFIVADMRNFEFDTRYRVQPLSQHRWGFCCRSGHPLAVQEEITVEQFFSYPLAATIRPPNLHRALVQLSGKLDIRTSIECENGYSLLDVVRHSDAIGTTNHFNEPDRHGIHMLKIAGLDDNTDEFYTHYGIIYLADARLSLLARKLIETFVQVDGDLHGTPAALTAE; encoded by the coding sequence ATGAACATCGATCTTCGCCAACTGCGGCACTTTATTGCTCTGATTGAACATCGAAATTTTACGTCGGCAGCACAGGCGATGAAGCTTTCTCAATCCGCTTTCAGCCGTAGCATCCAGTCGCTGGAGCAGACCATTGGCACTCGCCTGATTGATCGAATGAACCAACTGGAGCCGACGCCGAAAGGGCTGGTGGTGCTGGAACACGCGCGCCGCCTGATTAATCAGACGCACGATTTGTTTAACGATATCCAGCAGTTCAATGAGAAAGAGGCGGGTGAAGTGAATTTTGGCTGCGGACCAGCCCCCGCCGCCTGGCTGATGCCGCAGGTGATCGGGGCGTTCTCCCGACATTACCCGAAGGTGCGGATGGTTTTTCGTGTCGATAACTGGCAGGCACTGGGCCATCGGCTGATGGCCGAAGAGCTGGATTTTATCGTGGCGGATATGCGCAATTTTGAATTTGATACCCGCTATCGTGTTCAGCCGCTGAGCCAGCACCGTTGGGGCTTCTGCTGCCGTAGCGGGCACCCATTGGCGGTACAGGAAGAAATTACCGTTGAGCAGTTCTTTTCCTATCCGCTGGCGGCAACGATCCGCCCACCCAACCTGCACCGTGCGCTGGTGCAACTGAGCGGTAAACTGGATATTCGTACCAGCATTGAGTGTGAGAATGGCTACAGTCTGCTAGACGTGGTGCGCCATTCGGATGCTATTGGGACGACCAACCATTTCAACGAGCCCGATCGGCACGGGATTCATATGTTGAAGATTGCGGGGCTAGACGACAACACCGACGAATTTTATACCCACTACGGCATTATTTATCTGGCGGACGCCCGTCTGTCCCTGCTGGCACGCAAGTTGATTGAAACCTTCGTGCAGGTCGATGGCGACCTGCACGGTACGCCTGCGGCGCTTACAGCGGAGTGA
- a CDS encoding DUF6250 domain-containing protein: protein MPPPGGTLQDITMTDPGCTENTHLLSPQAGGTHDIIDSPHRSTFIWSTDSTGQPLRWQVEQEDPDRTAIQTTPEHLRLESAAGLTIWLDAPLSGTYRIAFTREVLVADRPYDRVSDVNQFWAARDLHHPNLFTRYGKLNEYDSLNLYYVGMGGNWNSTTRFRYYDGHGERLLLGEYTDAAHLLRSHHRYRIVIEVDRRETRFWVDNVLYFHASYPNTPASGYFGFRTVFSRQEISDFSITPL from the coding sequence ATGCCGCCACCCGGCGGCACGCTACAGGACATCACCATGACTGACCCAGGCTGTACTGAAAACACGCACCTCCTGTCGCCACAGGCAGGCGGCACACATGACATTATCGATTCGCCACACCGTTCAACGTTTATCTGGTCCACGGATTCAACCGGTCAGCCGCTACGCTGGCAGGTGGAGCAGGAAGACCCTGACCGCACGGCGATCCAGACCACGCCGGAACATCTGAGGCTGGAAAGCGCCGCCGGGCTGACGATCTGGCTAGACGCCCCACTCTCGGGCACCTACCGTATCGCCTTCACGCGCGAGGTTTTAGTCGCGGATCGCCCTTACGACCGCGTGTCCGACGTGAACCAGTTCTGGGCCGCGCGCGACCTGCATCACCCGAACCTGTTTACCCGGTACGGCAAGCTCAACGAATATGACAGCCTGAATTTGTACTATGTCGGCATGGGCGGTAACTGGAACAGCACCACGCGTTTTCGGTATTACGATGGTCACGGCGAGCGCCTGCTGCTTGGCGAATATACCGATGCTGCGCATCTGCTGCGCTCTCATCATCGCTATCGCATCGTGATTGAAGTGGATCGGCGGGAAACGCGTTTTTGGGTCGATAATGTGCTTTATTTCCACGCCAGCTATCCAAATACGCCAGCCTCAGGCTATTTCGGCTTTCGGACCGTTTTTTCACGTCAGGAAATCAGTGATTTCAGCATCACTCCGCTGTAA
- a CDS encoding Tat pathway signal sequence domain protein produces MDKMAYSRRRFLRDSTLLALSAPFWTSAHANAPQASTYAGESAPQVSLRWLDGQQPRAFTGVTWGAAWPQGAVRNDSGFQLHDAQQRAYDLQSWPLAHWPDGSIKWSAHALGGTTPPEDKLTLKPTAKAEEPTKTGMVSEHEHGWMVETGRIRYVIPRSGSQLIEEIWRDNRLALTNGRLVLRMQRGAETDSALTQDAYQGVIDTVTVEQTGPQRTVIALRGTHHAQQQERTAIPFIIRFYSYANTDSLRVIHTLIYDNDDDLVSLKGLGLAFDVPLQGELHDRHVRFVSDQGGLFREAVRGLSGLRRDPGAAVIAAQLAGQATPPIADFSPEVGKRLDYIPAFGSYRLTQHHPDGFQIHKRTAAGQGWLLSATGERAAGVGYLGTPTGGVAFGIRHFWQSYPACLEIENAHTDTATVTLWLWSPWAEPMDMRFYHDGLGQDTHDKQREGLAITYEDYEPGFGSAVGVARTSELFIDVLPATPDADDLVNRAQRMQQPPLLVADAQDLRRAQAFGPLWAPASSSSATTPARVRLEKQLEAYFNAYQQEVEQRKWYGFWDFGDVMHTYDSDRHVWRYDVGGYAWDNSELSTDLWLWYYFLHSGRAEVFRMAEAMTRHTGEVDVHHLGRFSPLGSRHNVRHWGDSAKQLRISTVANRRFLYYLTADERIGELMDEQVEALRTLGTVLPGRKIGQTSPADPHHVSLSFGTDWGAVAAAWLTAWERHGDPAIRARLLTSMQTIAAQPHGFFTGGSAIDPDTGRIVLAPPDQVEISHLSAVFGLTEICSELVEALPDPAFTRAWLDYCRLYNDPVALSAAVGKTVKKLNLAQGHARLTAFAARRLNDRALAQRAWTEFTTGSGGIAHPTLEQRRLTPPTVLYAINEPVIDSTIDKHSGSTAATNLATNAVAQWGLTAIALLALLDDIPSS; encoded by the coding sequence ATGGACAAGATGGCTTACTCACGCCGACGCTTCCTGCGCGACAGCACGCTGCTGGCGCTATCGGCACCGTTCTGGACATCGGCGCACGCCAACGCGCCTCAAGCCTCTACCTACGCAGGCGAATCTGCACCACAGGTCAGCCTGCGCTGGCTTGACGGACAACAGCCCCGCGCGTTCACTGGCGTGACCTGGGGGGCTGCCTGGCCGCAGGGCGCGGTGCGTAACGACAGCGGCTTCCAACTGCACGATGCGCAACAGCGTGCTTACGACCTGCAAAGCTGGCCGCTGGCTCACTGGCCGGACGGTTCGATTAAATGGTCGGCACACGCGCTGGGCGGCACCACGCCGCCCGAAGATAAACTTACGCTGAAACCGACAGCCAAAGCGGAAGAGCCAACGAAGACTGGCATGGTCAGCGAGCATGAGCACGGCTGGATGGTGGAGACGGGCCGCATTCGCTATGTGATTCCACGCTCTGGCTCGCAGTTGATCGAAGAAATCTGGCGGGATAATCGGCTGGCGTTAACCAACGGCAGGCTGGTGTTGCGCATGCAGAGAGGGGCGGAGACGGATAGCGCACTGACGCAGGACGCGTATCAGGGCGTGATTGATACGGTAACGGTGGAGCAAACCGGGCCACAGCGGACAGTAATTGCACTACGCGGTACACATCACGCCCAGCAGCAGGAGCGGACGGCTATCCCCTTTATTATCCGGTTTTATAGCTATGCGAACACCGATTCACTGCGTGTCATACATACCCTGATTTATGACAACGACGACGACCTCGTTAGCCTGAAAGGACTTGGGCTGGCGTTCGATGTTCCGCTTCAGGGAGAACTGCACGATCGTCACGTCCGTTTCGTTTCCGATCAAGGTGGACTCTTTCGTGAGGCGGTACGCGGCCTGAGCGGGCTACGCCGCGATCCTGGCGCGGCCGTTATCGCGGCACAGCTGGCCGGGCAAGCCACGCCGCCAATCGCGGACTTTTCACCGGAGGTCGGCAAACGGCTGGATTATATTCCCGCGTTTGGCAGCTACCGCCTGACCCAACACCATCCCGACGGCTTCCAGATACATAAACGCACCGCGGCCGGACAGGGCTGGCTGCTTTCCGCCACCGGAGAACGAGCGGCGGGCGTTGGCTATCTGGGCACGCCAACCGGCGGCGTGGCGTTCGGAATTCGCCATTTCTGGCAGAGCTACCCGGCCTGTCTGGAAATCGAGAATGCCCATACCGACACGGCGACCGTCACGCTCTGGCTGTGGTCACCGTGGGCGGAACCGATGGATATGCGCTTTTATCATGACGGGTTGGGTCAGGATACCCATGACAAACAGCGCGAAGGGCTGGCGATCACCTATGAAGATTACGAACCGGGCTTCGGTTCGGCAGTTGGCGTGGCTCGCACCAGCGAACTGTTTATTGATGTGCTGCCCGCGACGCCCGATGCGGACGATCTGGTGAATCGGGCACAGCGCATGCAACAACCACCGCTGCTGGTGGCGGACGCTCAGGACTTGCGCCGCGCGCAGGCGTTTGGCCCACTGTGGGCACCCGCCTCTTCTTCCTCTGCCACTACGCCAGCCCGCGTCCGGCTGGAGAAACAGCTGGAGGCATATTTCAATGCCTATCAGCAGGAGGTCGAACAGCGGAAATGGTACGGCTTCTGGGATTTCGGCGATGTCATGCACACGTATGACAGCGACCGTCACGTCTGGCGCTACGATGTAGGTGGCTACGCGTGGGATAACTCGGAGCTCAGCACCGATCTGTGGCTCTGGTATTACTTTCTGCACAGCGGGCGCGCCGAGGTATTTCGCATGGCGGAAGCCATGACGCGCCACACGGGCGAAGTGGACGTACACCATCTGGGACGCTTCAGTCCACTAGGGTCACGGCACAATGTTCGCCACTGGGGCGACAGCGCCAAACAGTTGCGTATTTCTACCGTCGCCAACCGTCGTTTTCTGTACTACCTCACCGCCGATGAGCGCATCGGTGAACTGATGGACGAACAGGTCGAGGCGCTACGTACGCTCGGCACCGTCCTGCCCGGCCGCAAGATCGGACAAACATCGCCCGCCGATCCGCATCACGTCAGCCTGAGCTTCGGGACGGACTGGGGCGCGGTAGCCGCTGCCTGGCTGACCGCCTGGGAACGGCACGGCGATCCAGCGATACGCGCGCGCCTGCTCACCAGTATGCAGACCATCGCGGCGCAGCCACACGGCTTTTTCACTGGCGGGTCAGCTATCGATCCCGATACCGGGCGCATCGTGCTGGCACCGCCGGATCAAGTGGAGATTTCACATCTGAGCGCGGTTTTTGGTCTAACAGAAATCTGTAGTGAGCTGGTCGAAGCGCTGCCCGACCCCGCGTTTACCCGTGCGTGGCTCGACTACTGCCGACTGTATAACGACCCCGTCGCGCTAAGCGCAGCCGTGGGTAAAACGGTGAAAAAGCTCAATCTGGCTCAAGGGCATGCCCGGCTGACTGCCTTTGCCGCACGACGGTTGAACGATCGTGCGCTGGCACAACGCGCCTGGACAGAGTTCACCACTGGCAGCGGCGGCATCGCTCATCCAACTCTCGAACAGCGGCGCTTAACACCTCCGACCGTGCTCTATGCGATCAATGAACCCGTGATCGATTCCACCATTGATAAACATTCCGGCAGCACCGCGGCCACCAATCTGGCGACCAATGCCGTCGCGCAGTGGGGATTAACGGCCATCGCCCTGCTGGCCTTGCTGGATGACATTCCCTCTTCTTAA
- a CDS encoding TonB-dependent receptor produces the protein MSCVLTLPAIARAADSQIAADNTPRTEATTAAPVQLKRVKVNAQRTPVQPPTTLASVIDGKTLEEERVYRFEELSQLVTGLDVDTVDVMDTTVTIRGIGDGGESGTNIGMPGSVGLFVDGVYLSRPGVISNDLLDIDSTRVLKGAQGAAYGFNTTGGAIDIRTRKPTFTPEYSLEQSFGQRGYLQSKLMASGPLSDHWAGRINLSRTERGGNVTNIENGHKLGGSTNNGVRGQLLYQPNDSFSLRITGDYSDSTQRPVSVLVSATDAFRTRAEQTGLKVVGGRQVAMDDENIIRVAQGGGSVEANWKLKNGYSVNSLSSLRYFRVLPSTADNWNIPLYHDSGADVRDRVWSQSFWLDSPKGNTFDYSLGVDYWGENLDTEANSRYYNDNRVRTWVGNGYQGINVQRFGTLDDTVYSVYGRGTWHAAEKLDVIVGLRQTYEKKEGTFVRKNRATFDSGPLSQTNRLPSGSISLNWFAAPNVTPYVTLGYGEKSGGLNVSSGAARQLGIDSLYVDPEKTRSAELGVKTHWLQRKVEWNTALFWSVVEDFQNNAYDEETDTSYLINAGKFRSRGGETQLTLRPIDGLSISLAGTVLDARYLNFPNARCPAEISAVSCDMSGKRVFKSPTLSYNTRVRYQWDTPNNLQASVSGQWSWRSWAYGTLDDSEYNRIPAYGVLNLSSGLSGKQGDNRWNVSLWVKNALDKDYYRSVRGSSATTGVIGEPRMVGISVGYDFKG, from the coding sequence ATGAGCTGCGTCTTAACGCTTCCTGCGATAGCGCGCGCAGCCGACTCGCAGATCGCCGCGGATAATACTCCCCGTACGGAGGCCACAACCGCCGCCCCCGTCCAACTAAAACGTGTGAAAGTGAACGCCCAGCGTACGCCCGTTCAGCCGCCGACGACGCTGGCATCGGTGATCGATGGCAAAACGCTTGAAGAAGAACGGGTGTATCGTTTTGAAGAACTGTCGCAGTTGGTGACAGGGCTGGATGTCGATACCGTCGATGTGATGGACACCACGGTGACCATTCGTGGAATCGGCGACGGGGGTGAGAGCGGCACCAATATCGGTATGCCGGGCAGCGTCGGGCTGTTTGTCGATGGCGTTTACTTATCCCGCCCCGGCGTCATCTCTAACGATTTACTGGATATCGACAGTACCCGCGTGCTGAAAGGGGCGCAGGGGGCAGCCTACGGCTTTAATACCACTGGCGGCGCGATTGATATTCGCACCCGCAAGCCGACCTTCACGCCTGAATATTCCCTGGAGCAATCCTTCGGGCAACGCGGCTATCTGCAATCCAAACTGATGGCGTCCGGACCGCTCAGCGACCACTGGGCAGGACGCATCAATCTGTCGCGCACCGAACGGGGCGGCAACGTCACCAATATCGAAAACGGCCATAAACTGGGGGGCAGCACCAATAACGGCGTGCGCGGCCAGCTACTTTATCAGCCTAATGACAGCTTTAGCCTTCGTATCACCGGCGATTACAGTGATTCTACGCAGCGTCCGGTTTCGGTGCTGGTGAGCGCAACCGATGCGTTTCGTACCCGGGCGGAACAGACTGGCCTCAAGGTTGTCGGTGGCCGTCAGGTCGCGATGGATGACGAGAATATTATTCGTGTAGCTCAAGGCGGTGGTTCGGTAGAGGCCAACTGGAAGCTGAAAAACGGCTATAGCGTTAATTCTCTGTCGTCACTGCGCTATTTCCGCGTACTGCCCAGCACGGCGGATAACTGGAACATTCCGCTCTATCACGACAGCGGCGCTGACGTGCGCGATCGCGTCTGGTCACAGAGTTTTTGGCTGGATTCCCCCAAAGGCAATACGTTCGATTATTCGCTGGGCGTCGATTACTGGGGAGAGAACCTCGATACCGAAGCAAACAGCCGCTACTACAACGACAACCGCGTGCGGACGTGGGTAGGAAATGGCTATCAGGGGATTAACGTTCAGCGCTTTGGCACGCTGGATGACACCGTTTATTCCGTCTATGGTCGTGGAACCTGGCATGCCGCCGAGAAACTGGATGTGATTGTCGGCCTGCGCCAGACCTATGAGAAAAAAGAGGGGACGTTTGTTCGCAAAAACCGCGCAACCTTTGACTCTGGCCCGCTCTCGCAAACCAATCGCCTGCCTTCGGGCTCTATCAGCCTGAACTGGTTCGCAGCACCGAACGTCACCCCTTACGTCACACTGGGCTACGGGGAAAAATCCGGTGGTCTGAACGTTTCATCCGGGGCAGCAAGGCAGCTCGGAATCGATTCGCTGTACGTCGATCCAGAAAAAACCCGTTCGGCGGAGTTGGGGGTCAAAACCCACTGGTTACAGCGCAAAGTGGAATGGAATACCGCACTGTTCTGGAGCGTTGTCGAAGATTTCCAGAACAACGCCTATGACGAGGAAACGGATACCAGCTACCTGATTAACGCCGGGAAATTCCGCTCACGCGGCGGCGAAACCCAGCTGACGCTGCGCCCCATTGACGGGTTGAGTATCAGTCTGGCCGGTACGGTTCTGGATGCCCGCTACCTGAACTTCCCTAACGCCCGCTGCCCGGCAGAAATCTCCGCTGTCTCGTGCGATATGTCAGGAAAGCGCGTCTTTAAGTCCCCGACGCTGAGCTACAACACACGCGTGCGTTATCAATGGGATACACCAAACAATCTGCAAGCCTCGGTTTCCGGTCAATGGTCATGGCGGAGCTGGGCCTACGGCACGCTCGACGATTCCGAATACAACCGCATTCCAGCGTATGGCGTTCTGAACCTGTCTAGCGGACTGAGCGGCAAGCAAGGCGACAACCGCTGGAACGTCTCGCTGTGGGTGAAAAATGCGCTGGATAAAGACTACTACCGCTCCGTCAGAGGCTCCAGCGCCACAACGGGCGTGATTGGCGAACCGCGCATGGTCGGGATCTCGGTCGGCTACGACTTCAAGGGCTAA
- a CDS encoding ABC transporter substrate-binding protein produces MTTLGRKWLVTSLLTMGIAWSGIASAITEIRIAAPDIGAGTKPSGGGLLDVIHSQKLLEREFGKDGISVRWTFIKGAGPVINEAFGNHQVDVAYLGDLASIIGRARGLDTRVIAVASRGINHYLAVAKGSGIEKIADLKGKRIGIFRGTAGELSFVSALDSQGLKPSDVKLINLDFAAASAALAAGQIDATWGGSNTLSLRDKGLADIPLSSRDLNGAGQLSGFLLVDEKFAKGNEDILRRLVKVQREAANWASDEKNKDEFIQLLATQSGYPENILRVEWDTLPPLTERLSPELDPAFVEKLKRAVTLAYESRLIRQPFDVDKWLDDSYLKATQ; encoded by the coding sequence ATGACGACATTAGGACGAAAATGGTTAGTGACCAGCTTATTGACAATGGGTATAGCCTGGTCAGGCATCGCATCGGCGATCACTGAAATTCGTATTGCCGCGCCAGACATTGGCGCAGGTACAAAACCCAGCGGCGGCGGCCTGCTTGACGTCATTCACAGCCAGAAGTTGCTGGAACGCGAATTTGGCAAAGACGGCATCAGCGTCCGCTGGACGTTTATTAAAGGCGCAGGCCCCGTCATCAATGAAGCGTTTGGCAACCATCAGGTTGACGTGGCCTATCTGGGAGATTTAGCCAGCATTATCGGCCGTGCACGCGGGCTGGATACGCGCGTGATCGCCGTGGCATCACGCGGCATCAATCACTATCTGGCGGTGGCGAAAGGCTCCGGTATTGAGAAAATCGCCGATCTGAAAGGTAAACGCATCGGGATCTTTCGTGGAACAGCCGGTGAGCTTTCGTTCGTCAGCGCGCTTGATTCGCAGGGTCTAAAGCCCTCTGACGTGAAGCTGATTAATCTCGACTTCGCGGCGGCCAGCGCGGCGTTAGCAGCCGGACAGATTGATGCGACCTGGGGCGGCAGCAATACGCTTTCGCTGCGAGATAAAGGGCTGGCGGACATCCCACTGTCTAGCCGTGACCTGAATGGCGCCGGCCAACTCAGCGGCTTCCTGCTGGTGGATGAGAAATTTGCCAAAGGCAACGAGGATATTCTGCGCCGCCTGGTCAAAGTTCAACGAGAAGCGGCAAACTGGGCAAGCGATGAGAAAAATAAAGATGAATTTATTCAACTCTTAGCCACCCAGTCAGGCTATCCGGAAAATATATTACGCGTCGAATGGGATACATTGCCGCCATTAACCGAGCGTCTTTCACCCGAATTGGATCCAGCCTTCGTGGAAAAATTAAAACGCGCCGTCACATTGGCTTATGAATCACGCCTTATTCGGCAACCTTTTGATGTCGATAAATGGCTGGATGATTCTTATCTGAAAGCCACACAGTAA
- a CDS encoding energy transducer TonB has product MTELLYAGAVSGSRSYSPEPTPHASRVSGVVQSRVPTLNTTVSSRPERWLAVIATLLLHAAVLALFNAASTPPVTVPARPQPVSVELVAAVAEPELPTEPIEPEAVTPPPEIAPPSVATPVDDNALLPPAPEKTEPEKKVPEKRPEPTPKKVAVKKNPPAPKPQAEGKSAVAPITSAPVTPQAAAQPVDAPLTPPLANADYLHNPAPSYPDVAISRGYEGTVLLNVQVRADGKVQTIRIHQSSGYPSLDEAARDTVLRWSFVPARRGNQPVSGWVVVPVDFSLNS; this is encoded by the coding sequence ATGACGGAATTACTCTATGCGGGAGCGGTGTCAGGATCCCGGTCTTATTCACCGGAGCCGACTCCGCACGCCAGCCGGGTGAGCGGCGTCGTGCAGTCGCGCGTACCGACGTTGAATACGACAGTTTCGTCCCGGCCGGAGCGCTGGTTGGCCGTCATCGCGACACTGCTATTGCACGCGGCGGTGCTGGCGTTGTTCAACGCAGCATCGACGCCGCCGGTTACCGTGCCTGCCCGACCACAGCCTGTCAGCGTTGAACTGGTTGCGGCGGTGGCGGAGCCAGAGCTGCCAACTGAACCTATTGAGCCTGAAGCGGTGACGCCGCCGCCGGAGATCGCGCCTCCCTCGGTGGCCACCCCCGTCGATGACAACGCGCTGTTGCCGCCAGCGCCTGAGAAAACAGAACCTGAGAAAAAGGTTCCAGAGAAAAGGCCAGAGCCGACACCAAAAAAGGTCGCGGTGAAAAAGAACCCGCCAGCACCGAAACCCCAGGCGGAAGGCAAATCAGCTGTCGCGCCAATAACGTCTGCTCCGGTAACGCCACAGGCCGCCGCGCAACCCGTTGATGCGCCGCTGACGCCGCCGCTGGCGAATGCGGACTACCTGCATAATCCCGCTCCGTCTTATCCCGACGTGGCGATTAGCCGTGGTTATGAAGGCACCGTACTCCTGAATGTACAGGTACGTGCTGATGGCAAGGTGCAAACCATTCGGATTCATCAATCAAGCGGCTACCCCTCGTTGGACGAGGCGGCCAGAGACACGGTGCTGCGCTGGTCTTTCGTTCCGGCGCGCCGCGGCAACCAGCCGGTGAGCGGCTGGGTGGTTGTTCCCGTCGATTTTTCGCTGAACTCATGA
- a CDS encoding MotA/TolQ/ExbB proton channel family protein, which yields MTLGHIELFSAEGAVILLLLLFSLVTWGLGLLKFVQYGRAQRRDRRFREAFWQQDDVNQTPETSARLPGSLANLALAAVKAPERISGQLALNSHLPDRVERALQQQIQRERRSLESGLAILASIGSTSPFIGLFGTVWGIMAALQDIGLSGSASLDTVAGPIGNALIATGIGIAVAVPAVLIYNYFLRRLKLVVADMDDFAHDVYSVMQANDFHVSTFHTSVESSATAFSVKNLREVV from the coding sequence ATGACGCTCGGACACATTGAACTCTTTTCTGCGGAAGGCGCAGTGATTCTGTTATTGCTGCTGTTTTCCCTCGTCACCTGGGGGCTGGGATTACTGAAATTCGTCCAGTACGGGCGGGCACAGCGGCGCGATCGGCGTTTCCGCGAGGCCTTCTGGCAGCAGGATGATGTCAACCAGACGCCGGAAACCAGCGCCAGATTGCCCGGTTCGCTTGCCAATCTGGCGCTGGCGGCGGTCAAAGCGCCGGAGCGAATTAGCGGGCAGCTTGCGCTGAATAGTCATCTTCCCGATCGGGTTGAACGTGCGCTGCAACAGCAGATTCAGCGTGAGCGCCGTTCGCTGGAAAGCGGGCTAGCGATTCTGGCGAGTATCGGCAGTACGTCACCGTTTATCGGCCTGTTTGGCACCGTTTGGGGCATTATGGCGGCGTTACAGGACATTGGGCTATCGGGTTCAGCCAGTCTTGACACTGTCGCAGGGCCGATTGGTAATGCGCTGATTGCCACCGGAATCGGGATTGCCGTCGCGGTGCCTGCGGTGCTGATCTACAACTACTTTTTACGTCGCCTCAAGCTGGTCGTCGCGGACATGGATGACTTCGCCCATGATGTCTACAGCGTGATGCAGGCGAACGATTTTCATGTCAGCACGTTTCATACCAGCGTGGAATCCTCGGCCACCGCTTTCTCCGTGAAGAACCTGAGAGAGGTGGTCTGA
- a CDS encoding ExbD/TolR family protein — MAFTSRNDEDVMSEMNITPLVDVMLVLLVVFIVTAPMLTNAIPIQLPKTSAVAPADRADPVVISIDGEQRVFINKENLAREQLVPRLQQAKTSNADLVVQVQADKDASYGAVAALLADVEQAGITRLSLLTQK, encoded by the coding sequence ATGGCATTTACCTCGCGTAATGATGAAGACGTCATGAGTGAAATGAATATCACACCGCTCGTGGATGTCATGCTGGTGCTGCTGGTGGTGTTTATTGTGACTGCGCCGATGTTGACCAACGCCATTCCGATTCAGCTCCCAAAAACGTCGGCGGTGGCGCCCGCTGACCGCGCCGATCCGGTGGTGATTAGTATTGATGGCGAGCAGCGCGTGTTCATCAATAAAGAGAATCTGGCGCGCGAGCAACTAGTGCCGCGCCTGCAACAGGCTAAAACGAGTAATGCGGATCTGGTGGTGCAAGTACAGGCGGATAAAGACGCGAGTTACGGCGCGGTCGCTGCGCTACTGGCCGATGTCGAGCAGGCAGGGATTACCCGTCTTTCCCTGCTGACGCAAAAATAA